A window of the Oncorhynchus keta strain PuntledgeMale-10-30-2019 chromosome 21, Oket_V2, whole genome shotgun sequence genome harbors these coding sequences:
- the LOC118382318 gene encoding 5-aminolevulinate synthase, non-specific, mitochondrial-like isoform X2, whose translation METIIRRCPFLSRVPQAFFQQARKSLVVYAQKCPVMMDLASKPLTRSLCSSTASFQKADDTVTSAQTSAEKADGGTTTKLPQSHPLPKPPSGQASVASKCPFLAAEMGQNSSVVRQASLQLQEDVQEVRTVQKDVTPALYLSVSSDVTPAQALASSSSSKSGGLTRTDLMKKLLNQRPTRVSHLLQENMPSFSNFRYDEFFERKIEDKKSDHTYRVFKTVNRRATDFPMGDDYTDSLSDRRDVSVWCSNDYLGMSRHPRVVNSITETLRKHGSGAGGTRNISGTSKFHVELEQELADLHRKDAALLFTSCFVANDSTLFTLAKMIPGCEIYSDAGNHASMIQGIRNSGAKKFVFRHNDPDHLRELLQKSDPSTPKIVAFETVHSMDGAVCPLDELCDVAHEFGAITFVDEVHAVGLYGARGGGIGERDGIMHKMDIISGTLGKAFGCVGGYIASTAALVDTVRSYAAGFIFTTSLPPMLLAGARESIQTLKGEEGRALRRKHQRNVKLLRQMLMDSGLPVVHCPSHIIPVRVSDAEKNTEVCDVMMSRYNIYVQAINYPTVARGEELLRIAPTPHHTPQMMAHFVEKLVQTWKESGLPLKPHSSAECNFCQQPLHFELMTEREQSYFRGLSHPISAHAG comes from the exons ATGGAGACTATAATTCGTCGTTGCCCGTTCCTGTCCCGTGTTCCCCAGGCCTTCTTCCAGCAGGCCCGGAAATCCCTGGTGGTCTATGCCCAGAAATGTCCTGTGATGATGGACCTCGCTTCCAAGCCTCTGACCCGCTCCCTCTGTTCCTCAACGGCTAGCTTCCAGAAAGCGGATGACACCGTGACTTCAGCTCAGACATCAGCCGAGAAGG CAGATGGAGGCACCACCACCAAGCTGCCTCAGAGCCACCCCCTTCCCAAGCCCCCCTCTGGCCAGGCCTCGGTGGCCTCCAAGTGCCCCTTCCTGGCGGCTGAGATGGGCCAGAACAGCAGTGTGGTGCGCCAGGCCAGCCTCCAGCTGCAGGAGGACGTGCAGGAGGTCCGCACCGTTCAGAAAG atgtgaccccagccctatacctctctgtctcctcagatGTGACCCCAGCCCAGGCTCTGGCCAGTAGTTCCTCCTCAAAGTCTGGAGGTCTTACCCGAACCGATCTGATGAAGAAGCTGCTGAATCAACGTCCAACCAGGGTGTCCCATTTACTGCAGGAGAACATGCCCAGCT TCTCTAACTTCCGCTACGATGAGTTCTTTGAGAGGAAGATTGAGGATAAGAAGAGTGACCACACGTACCGTGTCTTTAAGACGGTAAACCGGAGAGCCACGGACTTCCCCATGGGTGACGACTACACCGATTCCCTTAGCGACAGGAGAGACGTGTCTGTGTGGTGCTCCAATGACTACCTGGGCATGAGCAGACACCCGCGGGTCGTCAACTCCATCAC GGAGACGTTGCGTAAGCACGGCAGTGGGGCTGGAGGAACCAGGAACATCTCTGGGACCAGTAAGTTCCACGTGGAACTGGAACAGGAACTAGCAGACCTCCACAGGAAGGACGCTGCGCTACTCTTCACTTCCTGCTTCGTAGCCAATGACTCCACCCTGTTCACCCTGGCCAAGATGATACCAG gctgtGAAATATATTCTGATGCAGGGAATCATGCCTCAATGATCCAGGGCATCAGGAACAGCGGAGCCAAGAAGTTCGTATTCCGTCACAATGACCCCGACCACTTGAGAGAGCTGCTACAGAAGTCAGACCCGTCCACTCCAAAGATCGTAGCCTTCGAGACGGTCCACTCCATGGATG GAGCGGTGTGTCCTCTGGATGAGTTGTGTGATGTGGCCCATGAGTTTGGAGCCATCACGTTTGTAGACGAGGTGCACGCGGTGGGGCTGTACGGCGCCAGGGGAGGAGGTATCGGGGAGCGAGACGGCATCATGCACAAGATGGACATCATCTCCGGAACACTGG GCAAGGCGTTTGGCTGTGTTGGAGGCTACATCGCCAGTACCGCCGCCCTGGTGGACACGGTGCGTAGTTACGCTGCAGGCTTCATATTCACCACGTCTCTGCCTCCCATGCTGCTGGCGGGCGCCCGCGAGTCCATCCAGACCCTTAAAGGGGAGGAGGGCCGCGCCCTCCGGAGGAAACACCAGCGCAACGTCAAGCTGCTGAGACAGATGCTCATGGACTCCGGACTGCCCGTCGTCCACTGTCCCTCTCACATCATCCCTGTCAGG GTGTCCGACGCGGAGAAGAACACGGAGGTCTGTGACGTCATGATGAGTCGTTACAACATCTACGTCCAGGCCATCAACTACCCCACGGTGGCCCGGGGGGAGGAGCTTCTACGCATCGCCCCCACGCCGCACCACACCCCCCAGATGATGGCTCACTTCGTCG AGAAGCTGGTTCAGACGTGGAAGGAGTCCGGTCTACCTCTGAAGCCCCATTCTTCGGCAGAGTGTAACTTCTGCCAGCAGCCGCTGCACTTTGAGCTGATGACTGAGAGAGAACAGTCGTACTTCAGAGGCCTGAGCCACCCCATCTCAGCTCACGCGGGATGA
- the LOC118382318 gene encoding 5-aminolevulinate synthase, non-specific, mitochondrial-like isoform X5: MGQNSSVVRQASLQLQEDVQEVRTVQKDVTPALYLSVSSDVTPAQALASSSSSKSGGLTRTDLMKKLLNQRPTRVSHLLQENMPSFSNFRYDEFFERKIEDKKSDHTYRVFKTVNRRATDFPMGDDYTDSLSDRRDVSVWCSNDYLGMSRHPRVVNSITETLRKHGSGAGGTRNISGTSKFHVELEQELADLHRKDAALLFTSCFVANDSTLFTLAKMIPGCEIYSDAGNHASMIQGIRNSGAKKFVFRHNDPDHLRELLQKSDPSTPKIVAFETVHSMDGAVCPLDELCDVAHEFGAITFVDEVHAVGLYGARGGGIGERDGIMHKMDIISGTLGKAFGCVGGYIASTAALVDTVRSYAAGFIFTTSLPPMLLAGARESIQTLKGEEGRALRRKHQRNVKLLRQMLMDSGLPVVHCPSHIIPVRVSDAEKNTEVCDVMMSRYNIYVQAINYPTVARGEELLRIAPTPHHTPQMMAHFVEKLVQTWKESGLPLKPHSSAECNFCQQPLHFELMTEREQSYFRGLSHPISAHAG, encoded by the exons ATGGGCCAGAACAGCAGTGTGGTGCGCCAGGCCAGCCTCCAGCTGCAGGAGGACGTGCAGGAGGTCCGCACCGTTCAGAAAG atgtgaccccagccctatacctctctgtctcctcagatGTGACCCCAGCCCAGGCTCTGGCCAGTAGTTCCTCCTCAAAGTCTGGAGGTCTTACCCGAACCGATCTGATGAAGAAGCTGCTGAATCAACGTCCAACCAGGGTGTCCCATTTACTGCAGGAGAACATGCCCAGCT TCTCTAACTTCCGCTACGATGAGTTCTTTGAGAGGAAGATTGAGGATAAGAAGAGTGACCACACGTACCGTGTCTTTAAGACGGTAAACCGGAGAGCCACGGACTTCCCCATGGGTGACGACTACACCGATTCCCTTAGCGACAGGAGAGACGTGTCTGTGTGGTGCTCCAATGACTACCTGGGCATGAGCAGACACCCGCGGGTCGTCAACTCCATCAC GGAGACGTTGCGTAAGCACGGCAGTGGGGCTGGAGGAACCAGGAACATCTCTGGGACCAGTAAGTTCCACGTGGAACTGGAACAGGAACTAGCAGACCTCCACAGGAAGGACGCTGCGCTACTCTTCACTTCCTGCTTCGTAGCCAATGACTCCACCCTGTTCACCCTGGCCAAGATGATACCAG gctgtGAAATATATTCTGATGCAGGGAATCATGCCTCAATGATCCAGGGCATCAGGAACAGCGGAGCCAAGAAGTTCGTATTCCGTCACAATGACCCCGACCACTTGAGAGAGCTGCTACAGAAGTCAGACCCGTCCACTCCAAAGATCGTAGCCTTCGAGACGGTCCACTCCATGGATG GAGCGGTGTGTCCTCTGGATGAGTTGTGTGATGTGGCCCATGAGTTTGGAGCCATCACGTTTGTAGACGAGGTGCACGCGGTGGGGCTGTACGGCGCCAGGGGAGGAGGTATCGGGGAGCGAGACGGCATCATGCACAAGATGGACATCATCTCCGGAACACTGG GCAAGGCGTTTGGCTGTGTTGGAGGCTACATCGCCAGTACCGCCGCCCTGGTGGACACGGTGCGTAGTTACGCTGCAGGCTTCATATTCACCACGTCTCTGCCTCCCATGCTGCTGGCGGGCGCCCGCGAGTCCATCCAGACCCTTAAAGGGGAGGAGGGCCGCGCCCTCCGGAGGAAACACCAGCGCAACGTCAAGCTGCTGAGACAGATGCTCATGGACTCCGGACTGCCCGTCGTCCACTGTCCCTCTCACATCATCCCTGTCAGG GTGTCCGACGCGGAGAAGAACACGGAGGTCTGTGACGTCATGATGAGTCGTTACAACATCTACGTCCAGGCCATCAACTACCCCACGGTGGCCCGGGGGGAGGAGCTTCTACGCATCGCCCCCACGCCGCACCACACCCCCCAGATGATGGCTCACTTCGTCG AGAAGCTGGTTCAGACGTGGAAGGAGTCCGGTCTACCTCTGAAGCCCCATTCTTCGGCAGAGTGTAACTTCTGCCAGCAGCCGCTGCACTTTGAGCTGATGACTGAGAGAGAACAGTCGTACTTCAGAGGCCTGAGCCACCCCATCTCAGCTCACGCGGGATGA
- the LOC118382318 gene encoding 5-aminolevulinate synthase, non-specific, mitochondrial-like isoform X1: protein METIIRRCPFLSRVPQAFFQQARKSLVVYAQKCPVMMDLASKPLTRSLCSSTASFQKADDTVTSAQTSAEKVADGGTTTKLPQSHPLPKPPSGQASVASKCPFLAAEMGQNSSVVRQASLQLQEDVQEVRTVQKDVTPALYLSVSSDVTPAQALASSSSSKSGGLTRTDLMKKLLNQRPTRVSHLLQENMPSFSNFRYDEFFERKIEDKKSDHTYRVFKTVNRRATDFPMGDDYTDSLSDRRDVSVWCSNDYLGMSRHPRVVNSITETLRKHGSGAGGTRNISGTSKFHVELEQELADLHRKDAALLFTSCFVANDSTLFTLAKMIPGCEIYSDAGNHASMIQGIRNSGAKKFVFRHNDPDHLRELLQKSDPSTPKIVAFETVHSMDGAVCPLDELCDVAHEFGAITFVDEVHAVGLYGARGGGIGERDGIMHKMDIISGTLGKAFGCVGGYIASTAALVDTVRSYAAGFIFTTSLPPMLLAGARESIQTLKGEEGRALRRKHQRNVKLLRQMLMDSGLPVVHCPSHIIPVRVSDAEKNTEVCDVMMSRYNIYVQAINYPTVARGEELLRIAPTPHHTPQMMAHFVEKLVQTWKESGLPLKPHSSAECNFCQQPLHFELMTEREQSYFRGLSHPISAHAG, encoded by the exons ATGGAGACTATAATTCGTCGTTGCCCGTTCCTGTCCCGTGTTCCCCAGGCCTTCTTCCAGCAGGCCCGGAAATCCCTGGTGGTCTATGCCCAGAAATGTCCTGTGATGATGGACCTCGCTTCCAAGCCTCTGACCCGCTCCCTCTGTTCCTCAACGGCTAGCTTCCAGAAAGCGGATGACACCGTGACTTCAGCTCAGACATCAGCCGAGAAGG TAGCAGATGGAGGCACCACCACCAAGCTGCCTCAGAGCCACCCCCTTCCCAAGCCCCCCTCTGGCCAGGCCTCGGTGGCCTCCAAGTGCCCCTTCCTGGCGGCTGAGATGGGCCAGAACAGCAGTGTGGTGCGCCAGGCCAGCCTCCAGCTGCAGGAGGACGTGCAGGAGGTCCGCACCGTTCAGAAAG atgtgaccccagccctatacctctctgtctcctcagatGTGACCCCAGCCCAGGCTCTGGCCAGTAGTTCCTCCTCAAAGTCTGGAGGTCTTACCCGAACCGATCTGATGAAGAAGCTGCTGAATCAACGTCCAACCAGGGTGTCCCATTTACTGCAGGAGAACATGCCCAGCT TCTCTAACTTCCGCTACGATGAGTTCTTTGAGAGGAAGATTGAGGATAAGAAGAGTGACCACACGTACCGTGTCTTTAAGACGGTAAACCGGAGAGCCACGGACTTCCCCATGGGTGACGACTACACCGATTCCCTTAGCGACAGGAGAGACGTGTCTGTGTGGTGCTCCAATGACTACCTGGGCATGAGCAGACACCCGCGGGTCGTCAACTCCATCAC GGAGACGTTGCGTAAGCACGGCAGTGGGGCTGGAGGAACCAGGAACATCTCTGGGACCAGTAAGTTCCACGTGGAACTGGAACAGGAACTAGCAGACCTCCACAGGAAGGACGCTGCGCTACTCTTCACTTCCTGCTTCGTAGCCAATGACTCCACCCTGTTCACCCTGGCCAAGATGATACCAG gctgtGAAATATATTCTGATGCAGGGAATCATGCCTCAATGATCCAGGGCATCAGGAACAGCGGAGCCAAGAAGTTCGTATTCCGTCACAATGACCCCGACCACTTGAGAGAGCTGCTACAGAAGTCAGACCCGTCCACTCCAAAGATCGTAGCCTTCGAGACGGTCCACTCCATGGATG GAGCGGTGTGTCCTCTGGATGAGTTGTGTGATGTGGCCCATGAGTTTGGAGCCATCACGTTTGTAGACGAGGTGCACGCGGTGGGGCTGTACGGCGCCAGGGGAGGAGGTATCGGGGAGCGAGACGGCATCATGCACAAGATGGACATCATCTCCGGAACACTGG GCAAGGCGTTTGGCTGTGTTGGAGGCTACATCGCCAGTACCGCCGCCCTGGTGGACACGGTGCGTAGTTACGCTGCAGGCTTCATATTCACCACGTCTCTGCCTCCCATGCTGCTGGCGGGCGCCCGCGAGTCCATCCAGACCCTTAAAGGGGAGGAGGGCCGCGCCCTCCGGAGGAAACACCAGCGCAACGTCAAGCTGCTGAGACAGATGCTCATGGACTCCGGACTGCCCGTCGTCCACTGTCCCTCTCACATCATCCCTGTCAGG GTGTCCGACGCGGAGAAGAACACGGAGGTCTGTGACGTCATGATGAGTCGTTACAACATCTACGTCCAGGCCATCAACTACCCCACGGTGGCCCGGGGGGAGGAGCTTCTACGCATCGCCCCCACGCCGCACCACACCCCCCAGATGATGGCTCACTTCGTCG AGAAGCTGGTTCAGACGTGGAAGGAGTCCGGTCTACCTCTGAAGCCCCATTCTTCGGCAGAGTGTAACTTCTGCCAGCAGCCGCTGCACTTTGAGCTGATGACTGAGAGAGAACAGTCGTACTTCAGAGGCCTGAGCCACCCCATCTCAGCTCACGCGGGATGA
- the LOC118382318 gene encoding 5-aminolevulinate synthase, non-specific, mitochondrial-like isoform X4 has protein sequence METIIRRCPFLSRVPQAFFQQARKSLVVYAQKCPVMMDLASKPLTRSLCSSTASFQKADDTVTSAQTSAEKADGGTTTKLPQSHPLPKPPSGQASVASKCPFLAAEMGQNSSVVRQASLQLQEDVQEVRTVQKDVTPAQALASSSSSKSGGLTRTDLMKKLLNQRPTRVSHLLQENMPSFSNFRYDEFFERKIEDKKSDHTYRVFKTVNRRATDFPMGDDYTDSLSDRRDVSVWCSNDYLGMSRHPRVVNSITETLRKHGSGAGGTRNISGTSKFHVELEQELADLHRKDAALLFTSCFVANDSTLFTLAKMIPGCEIYSDAGNHASMIQGIRNSGAKKFVFRHNDPDHLRELLQKSDPSTPKIVAFETVHSMDGAVCPLDELCDVAHEFGAITFVDEVHAVGLYGARGGGIGERDGIMHKMDIISGTLGKAFGCVGGYIASTAALVDTVRSYAAGFIFTTSLPPMLLAGARESIQTLKGEEGRALRRKHQRNVKLLRQMLMDSGLPVVHCPSHIIPVRVSDAEKNTEVCDVMMSRYNIYVQAINYPTVARGEELLRIAPTPHHTPQMMAHFVEKLVQTWKESGLPLKPHSSAECNFCQQPLHFELMTEREQSYFRGLSHPISAHAG, from the exons ATGGAGACTATAATTCGTCGTTGCCCGTTCCTGTCCCGTGTTCCCCAGGCCTTCTTCCAGCAGGCCCGGAAATCCCTGGTGGTCTATGCCCAGAAATGTCCTGTGATGATGGACCTCGCTTCCAAGCCTCTGACCCGCTCCCTCTGTTCCTCAACGGCTAGCTTCCAGAAAGCGGATGACACCGTGACTTCAGCTCAGACATCAGCCGAGAAGG CAGATGGAGGCACCACCACCAAGCTGCCTCAGAGCCACCCCCTTCCCAAGCCCCCCTCTGGCCAGGCCTCGGTGGCCTCCAAGTGCCCCTTCCTGGCGGCTGAGATGGGCCAGAACAGCAGTGTGGTGCGCCAGGCCAGCCTCCAGCTGCAGGAGGACGTGCAGGAGGTCCGCACCGTTCAGAAAG atGTGACCCCAGCCCAGGCTCTGGCCAGTAGTTCCTCCTCAAAGTCTGGAGGTCTTACCCGAACCGATCTGATGAAGAAGCTGCTGAATCAACGTCCAACCAGGGTGTCCCATTTACTGCAGGAGAACATGCCCAGCT TCTCTAACTTCCGCTACGATGAGTTCTTTGAGAGGAAGATTGAGGATAAGAAGAGTGACCACACGTACCGTGTCTTTAAGACGGTAAACCGGAGAGCCACGGACTTCCCCATGGGTGACGACTACACCGATTCCCTTAGCGACAGGAGAGACGTGTCTGTGTGGTGCTCCAATGACTACCTGGGCATGAGCAGACACCCGCGGGTCGTCAACTCCATCAC GGAGACGTTGCGTAAGCACGGCAGTGGGGCTGGAGGAACCAGGAACATCTCTGGGACCAGTAAGTTCCACGTGGAACTGGAACAGGAACTAGCAGACCTCCACAGGAAGGACGCTGCGCTACTCTTCACTTCCTGCTTCGTAGCCAATGACTCCACCCTGTTCACCCTGGCCAAGATGATACCAG gctgtGAAATATATTCTGATGCAGGGAATCATGCCTCAATGATCCAGGGCATCAGGAACAGCGGAGCCAAGAAGTTCGTATTCCGTCACAATGACCCCGACCACTTGAGAGAGCTGCTACAGAAGTCAGACCCGTCCACTCCAAAGATCGTAGCCTTCGAGACGGTCCACTCCATGGATG GAGCGGTGTGTCCTCTGGATGAGTTGTGTGATGTGGCCCATGAGTTTGGAGCCATCACGTTTGTAGACGAGGTGCACGCGGTGGGGCTGTACGGCGCCAGGGGAGGAGGTATCGGGGAGCGAGACGGCATCATGCACAAGATGGACATCATCTCCGGAACACTGG GCAAGGCGTTTGGCTGTGTTGGAGGCTACATCGCCAGTACCGCCGCCCTGGTGGACACGGTGCGTAGTTACGCTGCAGGCTTCATATTCACCACGTCTCTGCCTCCCATGCTGCTGGCGGGCGCCCGCGAGTCCATCCAGACCCTTAAAGGGGAGGAGGGCCGCGCCCTCCGGAGGAAACACCAGCGCAACGTCAAGCTGCTGAGACAGATGCTCATGGACTCCGGACTGCCCGTCGTCCACTGTCCCTCTCACATCATCCCTGTCAGG GTGTCCGACGCGGAGAAGAACACGGAGGTCTGTGACGTCATGATGAGTCGTTACAACATCTACGTCCAGGCCATCAACTACCCCACGGTGGCCCGGGGGGAGGAGCTTCTACGCATCGCCCCCACGCCGCACCACACCCCCCAGATGATGGCTCACTTCGTCG AGAAGCTGGTTCAGACGTGGAAGGAGTCCGGTCTACCTCTGAAGCCCCATTCTTCGGCAGAGTGTAACTTCTGCCAGCAGCCGCTGCACTTTGAGCTGATGACTGAGAGAGAACAGTCGTACTTCAGAGGCCTGAGCCACCCCATCTCAGCTCACGCGGGATGA
- the LOC118382318 gene encoding 5-aminolevulinate synthase, non-specific, mitochondrial-like isoform X3, whose amino-acid sequence METIIRRCPFLSRVPQAFFQQARKSLVVYAQKCPVMMDLASKPLTRSLCSSTASFQKADDTVTSAQTSAEKVADGGTTTKLPQSHPLPKPPSGQASVASKCPFLAAEMGQNSSVVRQASLQLQEDVQEVRTVQKDVTPAQALASSSSSKSGGLTRTDLMKKLLNQRPTRVSHLLQENMPSFSNFRYDEFFERKIEDKKSDHTYRVFKTVNRRATDFPMGDDYTDSLSDRRDVSVWCSNDYLGMSRHPRVVNSITETLRKHGSGAGGTRNISGTSKFHVELEQELADLHRKDAALLFTSCFVANDSTLFTLAKMIPGCEIYSDAGNHASMIQGIRNSGAKKFVFRHNDPDHLRELLQKSDPSTPKIVAFETVHSMDGAVCPLDELCDVAHEFGAITFVDEVHAVGLYGARGGGIGERDGIMHKMDIISGTLGKAFGCVGGYIASTAALVDTVRSYAAGFIFTTSLPPMLLAGARESIQTLKGEEGRALRRKHQRNVKLLRQMLMDSGLPVVHCPSHIIPVRVSDAEKNTEVCDVMMSRYNIYVQAINYPTVARGEELLRIAPTPHHTPQMMAHFVEKLVQTWKESGLPLKPHSSAECNFCQQPLHFELMTEREQSYFRGLSHPISAHAG is encoded by the exons ATGGAGACTATAATTCGTCGTTGCCCGTTCCTGTCCCGTGTTCCCCAGGCCTTCTTCCAGCAGGCCCGGAAATCCCTGGTGGTCTATGCCCAGAAATGTCCTGTGATGATGGACCTCGCTTCCAAGCCTCTGACCCGCTCCCTCTGTTCCTCAACGGCTAGCTTCCAGAAAGCGGATGACACCGTGACTTCAGCTCAGACATCAGCCGAGAAGG TAGCAGATGGAGGCACCACCACCAAGCTGCCTCAGAGCCACCCCCTTCCCAAGCCCCCCTCTGGCCAGGCCTCGGTGGCCTCCAAGTGCCCCTTCCTGGCGGCTGAGATGGGCCAGAACAGCAGTGTGGTGCGCCAGGCCAGCCTCCAGCTGCAGGAGGACGTGCAGGAGGTCCGCACCGTTCAGAAAG atGTGACCCCAGCCCAGGCTCTGGCCAGTAGTTCCTCCTCAAAGTCTGGAGGTCTTACCCGAACCGATCTGATGAAGAAGCTGCTGAATCAACGTCCAACCAGGGTGTCCCATTTACTGCAGGAGAACATGCCCAGCT TCTCTAACTTCCGCTACGATGAGTTCTTTGAGAGGAAGATTGAGGATAAGAAGAGTGACCACACGTACCGTGTCTTTAAGACGGTAAACCGGAGAGCCACGGACTTCCCCATGGGTGACGACTACACCGATTCCCTTAGCGACAGGAGAGACGTGTCTGTGTGGTGCTCCAATGACTACCTGGGCATGAGCAGACACCCGCGGGTCGTCAACTCCATCAC GGAGACGTTGCGTAAGCACGGCAGTGGGGCTGGAGGAACCAGGAACATCTCTGGGACCAGTAAGTTCCACGTGGAACTGGAACAGGAACTAGCAGACCTCCACAGGAAGGACGCTGCGCTACTCTTCACTTCCTGCTTCGTAGCCAATGACTCCACCCTGTTCACCCTGGCCAAGATGATACCAG gctgtGAAATATATTCTGATGCAGGGAATCATGCCTCAATGATCCAGGGCATCAGGAACAGCGGAGCCAAGAAGTTCGTATTCCGTCACAATGACCCCGACCACTTGAGAGAGCTGCTACAGAAGTCAGACCCGTCCACTCCAAAGATCGTAGCCTTCGAGACGGTCCACTCCATGGATG GAGCGGTGTGTCCTCTGGATGAGTTGTGTGATGTGGCCCATGAGTTTGGAGCCATCACGTTTGTAGACGAGGTGCACGCGGTGGGGCTGTACGGCGCCAGGGGAGGAGGTATCGGGGAGCGAGACGGCATCATGCACAAGATGGACATCATCTCCGGAACACTGG GCAAGGCGTTTGGCTGTGTTGGAGGCTACATCGCCAGTACCGCCGCCCTGGTGGACACGGTGCGTAGTTACGCTGCAGGCTTCATATTCACCACGTCTCTGCCTCCCATGCTGCTGGCGGGCGCCCGCGAGTCCATCCAGACCCTTAAAGGGGAGGAGGGCCGCGCCCTCCGGAGGAAACACCAGCGCAACGTCAAGCTGCTGAGACAGATGCTCATGGACTCCGGACTGCCCGTCGTCCACTGTCCCTCTCACATCATCCCTGTCAGG GTGTCCGACGCGGAGAAGAACACGGAGGTCTGTGACGTCATGATGAGTCGTTACAACATCTACGTCCAGGCCATCAACTACCCCACGGTGGCCCGGGGGGAGGAGCTTCTACGCATCGCCCCCACGCCGCACCACACCCCCCAGATGATGGCTCACTTCGTCG AGAAGCTGGTTCAGACGTGGAAGGAGTCCGGTCTACCTCTGAAGCCCCATTCTTCGGCAGAGTGTAACTTCTGCCAGCAGCCGCTGCACTTTGAGCTGATGACTGAGAGAGAACAGTCGTACTTCAGAGGCCTGAGCCACCCCATCTCAGCTCACGCGGGATGA